A window of Sorex araneus isolate mSorAra2 chromosome 3, mSorAra2.pri, whole genome shotgun sequence genomic DNA:
GAGGGTAGGACGTGGGCGGGCTGCGGGCTGTGGGGGCTGGTGCAGGGTGCGAGTGGGGGCGCGACGTGGGCGGGCTGCGGGGGGGCTGGTGCAGGGTGCAAGTGGGGGTGCGACGTGGACGGGCTGTGGGGTCTGGTACAGGGTTCGAGTGAGGGTGCGACATGGGCGGGCTGCGGGCCGCAGGGGGGCTGGCCTGACTCTCAGCACCCGCAGGCCAAGGAGCTGCAGGAGACCATCGCTTTCCTGATGGAGAACTCGACTGCCCTTTAGCGCCTcagccgcgggggcggggggcccaccAGAGCCCCCAGACTCAAGACTTGCCTGACGGTGCCAGCAGCCACTGGGATCCGGACTGCCCGGCGCCgtgttctggaaccttctggcCTCGCCCCTGTGACCTGGGCCTGAAGCCCACTGGGAGAGCAGCGGCGTCCCAGGGTGGGCCCGGGGAGGGGCTGCCGGAACTTGGCCTGGGGTGGCGtccccacccgcaccccaccaGGCTCCCGAGGAATAAAGGCTGCAGAGAAGCGCTGAGCGCAGGGGTGCGACCGCACAGGCTTTATTTCCCACCGAGCATCGCTGGGGGGTCCTGCGGGCACAGGGCACTTCCTGAGTGAGGCTGGGGGCGGCTGGCCCTGGGCCGCCCGCTGGCCTTGAGGGGTGTGTGCGGAGAGGGGGTGTTCCTGAGAGCCGGCGTCTGGCGCCTCGCTGGGTGGGTCCGGAGGGTCCCCAGGGGCCCGGGTCACCTCTGGGGGCCCCACAGGTCACGCCACTCGGCTTCGCTCTCGCACCGCGCCCGGCCGTGGAAGAACTGCTCGATGAGATGCTGAGCCCGCTGCGTCactaggtgggggtgggggagcgtgagccccgcccccggccgccccccgccgccccccagggCCGCCGGGCACTCACCGCTCCCCCCCGGAGAGGGCTGCTGCGCCAGCGCGTGCGACAGGCTCCGGGCAAAGCCTTTGAACAGCTCCTGCGGGCCGCGGGCATGAGCAGGGCCCagcccgccctcccgccctcccgccccacccgccGCGGGCCCTGCCCACCTTGGACGCAAACTTGCCCTCCTTGTAGAAGGGGGTCAGGCATCGGACCACGACGCCGGCGGCCTCCTTCAGGGACACGCTGGGGGCGGAGGGCTCGCTGTCCCCCGGGGCTCTGGGCTTCGAGGCTCGGACACAGCCCTCGGCCCCGGGGCTCTTGGCGGGGGCGCACTGCCTCTTCCGGGCTCTGCTGTCGGGGCCCTCCTGGCCAGGGCACGAGGTGTCACGGGGCTCCCCCGGGGGGGTCGGGCTCCCCCCATCCCGCCCATCCGTACCTGCTCGTGTCGGGGCCGCTTGGCCCGCTGGGGCTCCTGTGTGGGGCTGGTCTGGCCTCTGAGTGGACAGGAGAGAGCTGCAAGCCCGGGGGCCGGCCACACGCTTCGGGAGTTCCGGAGCATTCCAGACCGCCCGTGCCTTACCTCGGCCCGTCCCTGGTGCATTCCTCAGCCGCAGCGGGGGCGGCTGCGTGTCCCGGAGCGCCCGGCCCCTTCTCCCCGGGGGTGGCGGCAGGTGCGGGCGGGGCCAGGAAGCGGGTGATGTCCTGCGAGTCCCTGAGGGCCGCCGAGGCCAGGAGCTGCTGCTTCTTGGGCTGGCTCTTGGCCCTGGACGCGCCGGGCGCCTTCGTGCCGGGGGAGGGAGCACCAGCACGAGTGCTGCTTTGGGGGGCCTCTCCTGGAGGTCCCGGGAGGGGCTCACCACTGTCCTCGTCCTGGGGTCCGCGAGGCTGGCTGGGGGGCTCGGGCGGGGGGCTCTCGGCCCGTGTCTTCCCCAGCAGCTCAGACGCCGTCTGGAACGCGTGGGCGCCCCTGGGGAACCCGGCGCCCACCCGCTTGGGTTTGagctgggaggggagagagcgGGTGAACACCAGGCctcagccggggggggggggggcggcgtccTGGGGGGTCCCGGACAGGGGTGGTGGCGCGCCTCACCGAGTACACATGAGAGGCCGGCGGGATGTCGTACTCGTCAGGCTCCGGGGGTGCGGCCTGGGCCCCCTGGCTGCCAGCGGCCTCTGGCACACAGTAGGGCTGCCGGTTCTGGGAGGCTCTGTGGATCTCGGCCAcctgggtgggcgggcgggcaggcgggctgcTGTGGCACCAGGGACAGAGCGTGGGCGCCGGGCTCCCCAGGAGGGCCGCGGGGGGGTTGCGCCCACCTTCTTCAGCATGCTGGCCTTGTACACGGTGGCCAGCCTGGCGCTCCGGAATGCCTGGTGCTCCAGCTCCACGGCCTCGGCCTGGAGGGCGGGTCTGCGGGGGGGGGGTCGGGACCAGAGCTCGGGCCCCACCCTCCGcaccccccccgcacccccagcacGGCTCAGAGCGCTAGGGCAGGACTCACCGCCTCCACCCCGGGAGAAGCTCCGGGGGGCACCCGCGGGGGGGGGCACTCACCCCACAGGAGAGCCCGTGGCCTGGCAGTTGTCGCTCAGAGCCTCCTCCAGGAGGCGCAGGCAGTGCTCCCGGGCCTGCAGGGGAGGGCACGGTCACagccggcaggggtggggggtgggggacactccTGGGCGGGGCGGCCTCACCTTCACGGTCAGCCTGGGGATCTTCCTGCTGGAGGCCTCCTTCAGCGGACAGTCCTCATCTGGGGGGAGCAGCCACCACCTGGCGTGAgcccccaggagcagcccccacccgccccgggcACCCCCGCCCCACTCACCTGGGGGCACGAACTCTTCCGTCTTGGGGTCCTTGCCCTGGAAGGCGACAGGAAGGGCCTTGAGGAGCCGCACCCccaggcggggcgggcagggcccggcccggcccccctcccGTCACCTTGCGCAGGCTCATCTGCCTCTGGTAGAAGAGGCTCCACTCCCGCTTCTGGGCCTCGTCTCGGGCCTCGTCCCCGCTGCCCCCGGAGCCTTCGTCGTACCTGACGGACGGGCCGGCGTGAGCACCCCCGCGGGGGCCCGGGAGAGAGGGCCCGGCTGCTGCGGGGCCACCCCTACCTGCTGAAGCCCCCGTAGCCCCTGCGGCCGCCCTCGTAGAGCTCCGGGTCGAAGTCGCCGGCCCGGGCGGGCCCCACGCTGGTGCTGGGGGCGCGGCTGCCGCTGCGCTCCAGGGCGTCCAGCTGCCTGCGCACGGCCGCGGGGCTCCGGCAGTGGTCGCAGCCCTGGGGGCAGGCGGGCACAGCATCCCCGAAGTACTTGGCGATGGCGGCGTGGCGGCACCTGGGgcggggacaggacagggaaggcTGAGGGCCCCCCGGCCAGGtcacagctggggtggggggtgacgggtaACAGGTACGCGAGTGTccgggaggggccagggagggcttTGGGGACGCAGCTGGCACCTCGGAGCCCACAGGCTCGCCTGCAAAACGGGGACTTGTTCTGAGGACCGGGCGGGAGCCTGAGAAACTGCCCGGGGGTCTGAACAGGGTCGCGGGCTTGAGGGACAAGGACGCAGAGGGGCGTGGGAGGGCAGGTGTGTCCCTGGTCAGCTGCAGAGGCCCAGCACGCCAGAGGCCCTCCAGCCGCCCTGTTCCTGCTGCAGGAATGTGCCACCTGCCAAGGCCAGAGAGGGCACAGGAGAGGCAGGGCACAGACTCAGTGGCCAGGGGACGCCTGGCCCGGGCTCACTGGCCGACGGCCACTTCCCAGGGACGAGGGAGCTGGAGCGTGCCCGCCCAGACGCCTCCCTGCGTGAGCTCTGCCCGGCACAGTGCAGCTCCAGGGCGGGACCCGGCGGCCACCAGAGGGCACTGCTCCCGccgctccccacctccccagcctggcGCGCCCACCCGACAGACAGCCGACAGACGCCGGCCCCCAGTGTGGCCACAAGGCTGGCTCCCGCGCCCCACCCTCCGGGCCTGACTCACTGGCCCTCTGTGCGCACTCAAAGGCCCCATTGACAGCGCTGATGCTCCTGGGCTGCTCCGGGCACAGCCTGGTCGCCCGCCCTGCCcagccgcccccccacctcctgcagaGGGCCAGGTCGGGAGGGCGGAGCGGACCCTGGCAAGCTGGAGAGCAGCTGGTCCCTCCGCCGGGAGCCCAGGAACAGCCGGTGCCTCCCTGCCGCGGCCTGGCTGCACCCAAGTCACAGGGgacgccccagcccccccccccagaagtcTCTGGGGCGGGCGCTGCTGCTTGGGTGGTcgggccgcccccaccccccacggggTTTCCAGGGAGAGGCCGAGGGAGCGGAGGGacggtggggtgggtgggagacagcgcccagggccctccctgctggggtgggcagggaggcaggggccCCACCCTTCCTGCGCGGCTCAGGTGGAAGCTCCCAGGGGGCATCCCCGCCAGGGAGCCGGGCCGACCTCCTGTTTCATCAGCcccggccaggcccagcccacagCCCGCCCCGGGAGCAGGGAGGCGCCGAGTGGGGAGCTGggcggctgggccgggccgggccagaaTCCCGAGCCCCAGGGCCAGAGCCCTGCAGGGATTCCCGCCGGTGCTGGTGCCGGCGTTGGCGCTGCCCCCTCCAGGGGCCGCCCCTGAAACCTGACACGAGGATCTCCAGGACAACTCGCCAGACTCACAACAGAgagccgcgggcgggcgggccgggctgcAGCTGGCTGTCAGCGCAGGCCAGGAGGCACAGCCTCTCAGCAGAGCTGGGACGAGGCGAAGGTGGCGAGGCCGGGGACCCCTGAGTTCCCAGGTAAGCGGGAGCCCAGGGAGCAGCCAGGACGCCGTCACCACCCTCCTCGGGGCACGGGGATGCTCGTGGGCGCCGTCTCTGAGCCCAGGGACAGGGTCACGGAGGGGCCTGCGCCAGCAGGGGGGGAAACCGGCTGTCCCTGGCGTGACGGGCCCCTGGGACCCGTGTGCAGCATGGCCCGGCCCAGGCTCTGCCCCACTCGCCTCCCTCAGTCCGCGAAACCCTCGTGCTCCCAAATCTCCCGGAAGGCAGAGCGTAACAGCGGCTCTGTGGGAAGGAGGGGACCCCCGGGACACAGGCCATGCCGGGGTGTAGGCGTGTGCTCCACCCTGGACGCTGACCCTGGCCAGAGCTTCTGTCCTCAGCCTGGGTCagtctccacccccagcccccagatgcTCTCCCCCAAGGAAATGAGCCAGTTCCCCCGGAAAAACAAGGTCGAAGCGGTGTGGACTTGGCGAGTCGGGGGCTGGGGTAACTCAGACTGTGGAAGGGTGGCCGGGGGGTGGTCACCAGGCTCTCAGatgccccagggtccctccaggATGCAGGgatggggcagagctggggtagAGGAAGGGGCGCGTGTACACCAGTGCTGCTGGCGTAAGGACCCCAGCGCCGACTCCCCACCCCAGGTCCAGCCCAGGCAGCCGGGGTGGGTTGCGGGTTCCAGACAAGGGCAGAGGCGGCTGCGGCTGTGCCCATGAGGGCCTtatcagccccccacacacaggggctctccccgcccctcccacgaGCCCACACTCGGGCACAGAGGCGGGGCTGTTCCCCCACTTGTCCGAGACGCGGCAGGACAGCTTCCCGGGTCGGCAGGCAGGAGGGAGTCCAGTTTGGGCGGCTGAGACAGAACCGCCAGGACCCCGCGAGGcgtccctgccctcctcccttctcAGGGGGCCCATGGTGGCGAGCCCCCGGCTCCCCTGCCCAGGCCACACTCAGGGCAGTGACTGGTCACCTGACGGCTGTGGGCTATATCGGGCACCAGCGTCAGCACCCTCTTGGCTCCGCTTTAAATAGCCCACTGGGAGCCCAGCCTGGGCGCCATGGAatgtgccccctcccctcagGCCCCGCTCGGCCCCTGCATAAATTCTAGCTggaaatgaaaggggggaaatCCCTCCTGAGGAGCAGGGGTGCACGGCGGGGGCGGCGAGCACACCTGTTGAGGCCTGGGACGCGGTCAGCAGCCCCGGGCGGGGGTCCTGACGCAGCGCCCACAGGGTGGCAGACTCTGGAGCCCCACACCCGCCCTTCCTGCAGACGCCGCCTCCTTCCTGATCGGGCCTGCGGGgagccccgtccccccaccctgcccccagccccgccactgCCCGGGTCATTAGGAAGAGCAGAAGACGTGCAAACTCCCCAGCACCCGCCTTCTAGCACCTTCCCTGGCTAAGGAGGATCTGTGGCCACACTGGACAGCCAGAGCTGAGCGCAGACCGGGGTAGGGGACAGGGACAAGGGGGTCCCTGGGAGGATGTCGGGGGTggcaggacggggggggggggggctgagatcTGCGCC
This region includes:
- the RECQL5 gene encoding ATP-dependent DNA helicase Q5 isoform X1 gives rise to the protein MSAPRAAPPDPARRVRSTLKRVFGFEAFKTPLQEQATMAVAKGDKDVFVCMPTGAGKSLCYQLPALLAKGITLVVSPLIALIQDQVDHLLALKVCVSSLNSRLSAQEKKALLSDLERDQPRTKLLYITPEMAASASFQPTLNSLLSRHLLSYLVVDEAHCVSQWGHDFRPDYLRLGALRARLAQTPCVALTATATPQVQEDVFATLRLKQPAATFKTPCFRANLFYDVQFKELLPDPYGNLRDFCLKALGKKADNGVLAGCGIVYCRTREACEQLAIELSYRGVNAKAYHAGLKSSERTLVQNEWMEEKVPVIVATISFGMGVDKANVRFVAHWNIAKSMAGYYQESGRAGRDGQPSWCRLYYSRSDRDQVSFLIRKEVAKLQEKRGNKPSDKAALLAFEALVAFCEESGCRHAAIAKYFGDAVPACPQGCDHCRSPAAVRRQLDALERSGSRAPSTSVGPARAGDFDPELYEGGRRGYGGFSRYDEGSGGSGDEARDEAQKREWSLFYQRQMSLRKGKDPKTEEFVPPDEDCPLKEASSRKIPRLTVKAREHCLRLLEEALSDNCQATGSPVGPALQAEAVELEHQAFRSARLATVYKASMLKKVAEIHRASQNRQPYCVPEAAGSQGAQAAPPEPDEYDIPPASHVYSLKPKRVGAGFPRGAHAFQTASELLGKTRAESPPPEPPSQPRGPQDEDSGEPLPGPPGEAPQSSTRAGAPSPGTKAPGASRAKSQPKKQQLLASAALRDSQDITRFLAPPAPAATPGEKGPGAPGHAAAPAAAEECTRDGPRGQTSPTQEPQRAKRPRHEQEGPDSRARKRQCAPAKSPGAEGCVRASKPRAPGDSEPSAPSVSLKEAAGVVVRCLTPFYKEGKFASKELFKGFARSLSHALAQQPSPGGSVTQRAQHLIEQFFHGRARCESEAEWRDLWGPQR